A part of Streptomyces sp. NBC_01235 genomic DNA contains:
- a CDS encoding N-acetylneuraminate synthase family protein has protein sequence MSTSSINSRLRFLGSRPVGPGHPVYVTGEIGINHNGDLDNAFRLIDAAAEAGCDAVKFQKRTPEICTPRDQWDIERDTPWGRMTYIDYRHRVEFGEDEYRRIDAYCKEKDIAWFASPWDTEAVAFLEKFDVPAHKVASASLTDDELLRALRGTGRTVILSTGMSTPKQIRHAVEVLGSDNILLCHATSTYPAKAEELNLRVINTLELEYPNVPIGYSGHETGLQTSLAAVALGAVFVERHITLDRAMWGSDQAASVEPGGLNRLVRDIRTIEASLGDGVKKVYDSELAPMKKLRRVSGVVTEAEIAAAAGEPVAV, from the coding sequence ATGAGCACCAGCAGCATCAACTCCCGCCTGCGCTTCCTCGGTTCGCGCCCCGTCGGCCCCGGTCACCCCGTCTACGTCACCGGCGAGATCGGCATCAACCACAACGGCGACCTCGACAACGCCTTCCGGCTGATCGACGCCGCCGCCGAAGCCGGCTGCGACGCCGTCAAGTTCCAGAAGCGCACGCCCGAGATCTGCACCCCGCGCGACCAGTGGGACATCGAGCGCGACACGCCCTGGGGCCGGATGACGTACATCGACTACCGCCACCGCGTCGAGTTCGGCGAGGACGAGTACCGCCGGATCGACGCGTACTGCAAGGAGAAGGACATCGCCTGGTTCGCGTCCCCGTGGGACACCGAGGCGGTCGCCTTCCTGGAGAAGTTCGACGTCCCCGCGCACAAGGTGGCCTCCGCCTCGCTGACGGACGACGAACTGCTGCGCGCCCTGCGCGGCACGGGCAGGACGGTCATCCTGTCCACCGGCATGTCCACCCCGAAGCAGATCCGCCACGCGGTCGAGGTCCTCGGCTCGGACAACATCCTGCTCTGCCACGCCACGTCCACCTACCCGGCGAAGGCCGAGGAGCTCAACCTCCGCGTGATCAACACGCTGGAGCTGGAGTACCCCAACGTCCCGATCGGCTACTCCGGCCACGAGACGGGCCTGCAGACCTCCCTCGCCGCCGTCGCCCTCGGCGCGGTCTTCGTCGAGCGTCACATCACCCTCGACCGCGCGATGTGGGGCTCCGACCAGGCGGCCTCCGTCGAGCCGGGCGGCCTCAACCGCCTCGTCCGCGACATCCGCACCATCGAGGCCTCCCTCGGCGACGGCGTCAAGAAGGTCTACGACTCCGAACTCGCCCCCATGAAGAAGCTGCGCCGCGTGTCGGGCGTCGTCACTGAGGCGGAGATCGCGGCGGCGGCGGGCGAACCGGTCGCCGTGTGA
- a CDS encoding DUF6716 putative glycosyltransferase — protein MPASTANPPRIAVLADSDTRWKWGALTATRIAPSMETGSGSEAQPAPVLDGFLLRGRATPTPRQLAEVGVRADSLREVTAVEFLRAMTRTPYDVLVLALVGGGVQAILHGLKRIWEGDGEGRSERPVVVTGYVGVVYEKLADGLLLRHGADLVLANSRQDAERFRAVYEGVGADASSVTEVALPFLGGAPYTGEHDPYTVVFAAQPSVPENRRDRTYLLNRLVQHARLHPEREVLLKLRSKPGEHTTHIEELPYQKLAQKHGLPPNFRLVYGNMGEVLDRTDLMVTVSSTAALESLHRRIPTVVLTDLGVREALGNHHFVGSGCLASWDQLDAGHRPAPDEDWVARQGVAAGGTPSGGGSYASSWDVARERIAKLLALPGGLPALTPYYTPATAPGYLPGILARHHLGPDGNPLPGAPSTDKDPGPVRQIVRRAARGAYRHGVQRVAPVIRRMGEL, from the coding sequence GTGCCAGCAAGTACTGCGAACCCCCCACGGATTGCCGTCCTCGCGGACTCCGACACCCGATGGAAATGGGGTGCGCTGACCGCGACGCGGATCGCGCCGTCCATGGAAACCGGATCCGGGAGCGAGGCGCAACCCGCCCCCGTCCTGGACGGTTTCCTGCTGCGCGGCCGGGCCACCCCCACCCCGCGCCAGCTGGCCGAGGTGGGCGTGCGCGCCGACTCCCTGCGCGAGGTCACCGCCGTCGAGTTCCTGCGCGCCATGACGCGGACCCCGTACGACGTCCTCGTCCTCGCGCTCGTCGGCGGCGGCGTCCAGGCGATCCTGCACGGCCTCAAGCGGATCTGGGAGGGCGACGGGGAGGGCCGGAGCGAGCGGCCCGTCGTCGTCACCGGCTATGTCGGCGTCGTCTACGAGAAGCTCGCCGACGGTCTGCTGCTGCGGCACGGCGCCGACCTCGTCCTCGCCAACTCCCGCCAGGACGCGGAACGTTTCCGCGCCGTGTACGAGGGGGTGGGCGCCGACGCCTCGTCGGTGACCGAGGTCGCCCTGCCGTTCCTGGGCGGTGCCCCGTACACGGGTGAACACGACCCCTACACGGTCGTCTTCGCCGCGCAGCCCTCCGTTCCGGAGAACCGCAGGGACCGTACCTACCTGCTGAACCGGCTGGTGCAGCACGCGCGGCTGCACCCCGAGCGCGAGGTGCTGCTGAAGCTCCGCTCGAAGCCGGGTGAACACACCACCCACATCGAGGAGCTGCCCTACCAGAAGCTGGCGCAGAAGCACGGGCTGCCGCCCAACTTCCGCCTGGTGTACGGAAACATGGGCGAGGTCCTCGACCGCACCGACCTCATGGTCACGGTCAGCTCGACGGCCGCCCTGGAGTCCCTGCACCGCCGCATCCCCACGGTCGTCCTCACCGACCTCGGGGTGCGCGAGGCGCTCGGCAACCACCACTTCGTCGGCTCCGGCTGCCTCGCCTCCTGGGACCAGCTCGACGCCGGCCACCGCCCCGCCCCCGACGAGGACTGGGTGGCCCGCCAGGGTGTCGCCGCCGGCGGTACCCCCTCGGGGGGAGGCTCGTACGCCTCCTCGTGGGACGTGGCCCGCGAACGCATCGCCAAGCTGCTCGCCCTCCCCGGCGGCCTGCCGGCCCTGACCCCCTACTACACACCCGCCACCGCACCCGGCTACCTCCCCGGCATCCTCGCCCGCCACCACCTCGGCCCCGACGGCAACCCCCTCCCCGGCGCCCCGTCCACCGACAAGGACCCGGGCCCGGTCCGCCAGATCGTCCGCCGGGCGGCACGGGGCGCCTACCGCCACGGGGTGCAGCGGGTGGCCCCGGTGATCCGGCGGATGGGGGAGCTGTGA
- a CDS encoding N-acylneuraminate cytidylyltransferase, with the protein MSYSPAGVRRVLAVIPARGGSKGVPAKNLAPVGGVPLVARAVRECRATRLVTDVVVSTDDHAIAAAAREAGAEVVLRPAALAGDTATSEAAVLHAMDAHEALHGAPVDVVLLVQCTSPFLVREDVDGVAGAVVEQGADTAVTVAPFHGFLWRHSDEVSEGGFGVNHDKTHRPRRQDRPQDFLETGAAYAMDAAGFREHRHRFFGRTELVRTDPARVLEIDDPHDLARARALAPLLDADLPGALPTASDIDAVVLDFDGTQTDDRVLIDSDGREFVSVHRGDGLGIAALRRSGLRMLILSTEQNPVVAARARKLELPVLHGIDRKDLALKQWCEEQGIAPERVLYVGNDVNDLPCFALVGWPVAVASAHDVVRGAARAVTTVPGGDGAIREIAGWILGHSLDTLTK; encoded by the coding sequence ATGTCCTACTCACCAGCGGGCGTGCGCCGCGTGCTCGCCGTGATTCCCGCGCGCGGTGGCTCCAAGGGTGTGCCCGCGAAGAATCTCGCCCCCGTCGGCGGGGTGCCGCTGGTCGCCCGGGCGGTCCGTGAGTGCCGGGCCACCCGGCTCGTCACGGACGTGGTCGTCTCCACCGACGACCACGCCATCGCGGCGGCGGCGCGCGAGGCAGGCGCCGAGGTCGTGCTGCGCCCGGCCGCCCTCGCCGGCGACACCGCCACGTCCGAGGCCGCCGTCCTGCACGCCATGGACGCCCACGAGGCCCTGCACGGCGCGCCCGTCGACGTCGTCCTGCTCGTCCAGTGCACCAGCCCCTTCCTCGTCCGCGAGGACGTCGACGGCGTCGCCGGCGCGGTCGTCGAGCAGGGCGCGGACACCGCGGTGACCGTCGCCCCCTTCCACGGCTTCCTCTGGCGCCACTCGGACGAGGTGAGCGAGGGCGGCTTCGGCGTCAACCACGACAAGACCCACCGCCCGCGCCGCCAGGACCGCCCCCAGGACTTCCTGGAGACCGGCGCCGCCTACGCGATGGACGCGGCCGGCTTCCGCGAGCACCGGCACCGCTTCTTCGGCCGCACGGAACTCGTCCGCACCGACCCCGCCCGGGTGCTGGAGATCGACGACCCGCACGACCTCGCCCGGGCCCGCGCCCTCGCCCCGCTTCTCGACGCGGACCTCCCCGGCGCCCTCCCCACCGCCTCCGACATCGACGCCGTCGTCCTCGACTTCGACGGCACCCAGACCGACGACCGGGTGCTGATCGACTCCGACGGACGGGAGTTCGTCTCCGTCCACCGCGGCGACGGCCTGGGCATCGCCGCCCTGCGCCGCAGCGGCCTGCGGATGCTGATCCTCTCCACCGAACAGAACCCCGTCGTCGCCGCCCGCGCCCGGAAACTCGAGCTCCCGGTCCTGCACGGCATCGACCGCAAGGACCTCGCGCTCAAGCAGTGGTGCGAGGAACAGGGCATCGCGCCGGAGCGCGTGCTCTACGTCGGCAACGACGTCAACGACCTCCCCTGCTTCGCCCTCGTCGGCTGGCCGGTGGCGGTCGCGAGCGCCCACGACGTCGTACGCGGCGCCGCCCGCGCGGTCACCACCGTCCCCGGTGGCGACGGCGCGATCCGGGAGATCGCCGGCTGGATCCTCGGCCACTCCCTCGACACCCTCACCAAGTAA